One part of the Truepera radiovictrix DSM 17093 genome encodes these proteins:
- a CDS encoding OsmC family protein, protein MATKTTTVYHLVDKRFVGITPEGQRVMIDGETHAQTGMRPMELLLNALGACAAYDIVEMLKKRRLEVRSYHIELTGERPDATPAPYTRIHAKHVFDVPGLDEKTATRFVDLGMNKYCSVAASLNAAISFEVHLQAAEGVRATT, encoded by the coding sequence ATGGCGACAAAAACCACCACCGTCTATCACCTCGTCGACAAACGCTTTGTCGGCATCACCCCCGAAGGCCAGCGCGTCATGATCGACGGCGAGACCCACGCGCAGACCGGGATGCGGCCGATGGAGCTCCTTTTAAACGCCCTCGGCGCGTGCGCGGCTTATGACATCGTAGAGATGCTTAAAAAGCGCCGCCTCGAGGTGCGCAGCTACCACATCGAGCTCACCGGCGAGCGGCCCGACGCGACCCCCGCGCCCTACACCCGCATCCACGCCAAACACGTCTTCGACGTCCCTGGCCTCGACGAAAAGACGGCGACGCGCTTTGTCGACCTCGGGATGAACAAGTACTGCTCGGTGGCGGCGAGCCTCAACGCGGCGATCTCGTTTGAGGTGCACCTGCAGGCTGCTGAAGGGGTGCGCGCTACAACGTAG
- the ppk1 gene encoding polyphosphate kinase 1: protein MAEPDLSDPKLYFNRELSWLQFNERVLEEAEDEENPLLERLKFLAIFSTNLDEFIMIRYAGLKEQVAAGIVERSFDGLTPAEQLRAVSEALRPLIARHRKVLRQDVLPALEQHGLKLLSVGELAPSDREMVDDYFDRELFPVLTPLAVDSGHPFPRLPNLSFSLLVELFDPDRGEAKTAVVQVPSVLPRFLRLPPLDDGDRTFRFVLSEEVIRSKVTALFPGYEVRATYDFRLTRDADFEIAEDEADDLLQVIEDEVRKRRWGEAVRLEITARMPEHWADFLRTTLKLSENDVYRVDNHLNVGDFMELTQLDLPELRYPPFNTRLPTEYRGRSDVFAIVRQQDVLIHHPFHSFDAVLNMIEQAADDPDVLAIKQTLYRVGGRSPVVAALARASGNGKLVTALVELKARFDEENNIVWARELERAGVHVVYGFAGLKTHCKALLIVRREGSEIRRYVHLGTGNYNPGTSTVYTDFALLSCDPELGADVSELFNYLTGFSKQRSWRKLWVAPATLRGELAAAIEREEAHARAGGEGRIIAKMNSLVDPRVIRALYRASQAGVQCDLIVRGICCLRPGVEGVSETIRVRSIVGRFLEHSRAFYFANGGDERLYLGSADWMQRNLTRRVEAVFPVEDPAVKKKVMQVLDLCLRDNVKARELQPDGTYVRAKRKAGQRRLDAQERLLEISARRAALMGGR, encoded by the coding sequence ATGGCCGAGCCCGACCTGAGCGACCCTAAGCTCTACTTCAACCGTGAACTCTCGTGGTTACAGTTTAACGAACGCGTCCTCGAGGAGGCCGAGGACGAGGAGAACCCGCTTTTAGAGCGCCTGAAGTTTCTGGCGATCTTTAGCACCAACCTAGACGAGTTCATCATGATCCGCTACGCCGGGCTCAAAGAGCAGGTCGCGGCGGGGATCGTCGAGCGCTCCTTTGACGGTCTGACGCCAGCGGAGCAACTGAGGGCCGTTTCAGAGGCCCTCAGGCCGCTGATCGCGCGCCACCGCAAGGTGCTGCGCCAAGACGTGCTCCCCGCTTTGGAGCAGCACGGGCTCAAGCTGCTTTCGGTCGGTGAGCTCGCGCCGAGCGATCGCGAGATGGTCGACGACTACTTCGACCGGGAGCTTTTCCCCGTGCTGACCCCCTTGGCGGTCGATTCCGGCCACCCCTTTCCGCGCCTGCCCAACCTGAGCTTTTCGCTCCTCGTCGAGCTCTTCGACCCCGATCGCGGCGAGGCCAAAACCGCTGTCGTGCAGGTGCCGAGCGTGCTGCCGCGTTTTCTGCGGCTGCCACCCCTCGATGACGGCGACCGCACCTTCCGCTTCGTCCTCTCCGAGGAGGTCATTCGCAGCAAGGTCACCGCGCTGTTTCCGGGCTATGAGGTGCGCGCGACCTACGACTTTCGGCTGACGCGTGACGCCGACTTCGAGATCGCCGAGGACGAGGCCGACGACCTTTTGCAGGTGATCGAGGACGAAGTCCGTAAGCGCCGTTGGGGGGAGGCGGTGCGGCTCGAGATCACCGCGCGTATGCCCGAGCACTGGGCCGACTTTTTGCGCACGACCCTCAAGCTCAGCGAAAACGACGTCTACCGCGTCGACAATCACCTCAACGTCGGCGACTTTATGGAGCTCACGCAGCTCGACCTCCCCGAACTGCGCTACCCGCCCTTTAACACGCGCCTGCCGACCGAGTACCGCGGCCGCTCCGACGTTTTCGCCATCGTCCGGCAGCAAGACGTCTTGATCCACCACCCCTTTCACTCGTTCGACGCCGTTTTGAACATGATCGAGCAGGCCGCCGACGACCCCGACGTGCTCGCCATCAAACAGACGCTCTACCGCGTCGGGGGGAGATCGCCGGTCGTCGCGGCGCTCGCCCGAGCGTCGGGCAACGGCAAGCTGGTCACGGCTCTGGTCGAACTCAAAGCGCGCTTCGACGAGGAGAACAACATCGTCTGGGCGCGCGAGCTCGAGCGCGCCGGGGTGCACGTCGTCTACGGCTTTGCGGGCCTTAAAACCCACTGCAAAGCGCTTCTGATCGTCCGCCGCGAGGGCTCGGAGATCCGCCGCTACGTCCACCTCGGTACGGGGAACTACAACCCCGGCACCAGCACCGTCTACACCGACTTTGCGCTGCTCTCTTGCGACCCCGAGTTGGGCGCTGACGTCTCCGAGCTTTTCAACTACCTCACCGGCTTCTCCAAACAGCGCAGCTGGCGCAAGCTGTGGGTGGCGCCGGCGACGCTGCGGGGCGAGCTCGCCGCAGCTATCGAACGCGAAGAAGCGCACGCCAGGGCGGGCGGGGAGGGGCGCATCATCGCCAAGATGAATTCGCTCGTCGACCCGCGCGTCATCCGTGCTCTCTACCGCGCATCACAAGCCGGGGTGCAGTGCGACCTCATCGTTCGTGGCATCTGCTGTCTGCGCCCCGGCGTCGAAGGCGTCAGCGAGACGATTCGCGTGCGCAGCATCGTGGGACGCTTTTTGGAGCATTCGCGCGCGTTCTACTTCGCTAACGGGGGCGACGAACGCCTCTATCTGGGTTCGGCCGATTGGATGCAGCGCAACCTCACCCGTCGGGTCGAAGCGGTCTTCCCCGTCGAGGACCCCGCGGTGAAAAAGAAGGTGATGCAGGTGCTCGACCTGTGCTTGCGCGACAACGTCAAGGCGCGCGAACTCCAACCCGACGGCACCTACGTGCGCGCCAAGCGCAAAGCTGGCCAGCGTCGGCTCGACGCGCAGGAGCGCCTGCTGGAGATTTCAGCGCGGCGCGCTGCGCTGATGGGGGGGCGTTAG
- a CDS encoding methylglyoxal synthase, with protein sequence MKSVALIAHDKKKLDLAIFAKDHAEVLRRFPLIATSTTGGVLERKAQLKVEKLLSGPQGGDLQVGARIAADEVIAVIFFRDPLTAQPHEPDVSALMRICDVHEVPLATNLGTAEAIMAWLERQLGEEERRAERHEGEKEAR encoded by the coding sequence ATGAAAAGCGTTGCGCTTATTGCTCACGACAAGAAAAAGCTCGACCTGGCCATCTTTGCAAAAGACCATGCGGAGGTCTTGAGGCGCTTTCCGCTCATCGCGACGAGCACCACGGGCGGGGTCCTCGAGCGTAAAGCGCAGCTAAAGGTCGAAAAGCTGCTCTCCGGACCGCAGGGGGGGGATCTGCAGGTCGGGGCGCGCATCGCCGCCGACGAGGTGATCGCGGTGATCTTCTTCCGCGACCCCTTGACGGCCCAACCCCACGAACCCGACGTCTCGGCGCTGATGCGCATCTGCGACGTGCATGAGGTGCCGCTAGCGACGAACCTGGGGACGGCGGAGGCGATCATGGCCTGGCTCGAGCGGCAGCTTGGCGAGGAGGAGCGCAGGGCAGAACGTCACGAGGGCGAGAAGGAGGCCAGATGA
- a CDS encoding 5-formyltetrahydrofolate cyclo-ligase codes for MAQHAGRYVSSAQREKGRLRRWAKGVRAKLETAALSQRVVQHVLAWPTFGAAQHVLIYLAFGGELELGGLLEAAPHKTFYATRTGSDGALTVHPLGAGGELRRHPYGFLQPPPSAPTPPERIDLAFVPGLAFDPQGHRLGYGKGFYDRLLPQLRPGVAIVGVVPEALVVAQLPAERHDRRVTHLATERGLKPVL; via the coding sequence GTGGCGCAGCACGCAGGTCGGTACGTGAGTAGCGCGCAGCGGGAAAAGGGGCGGCTCCGCCGCTGGGCCAAGGGGGTGCGCGCGAAGCTGGAGACCGCCGCCTTGAGCCAGCGGGTCGTCCAACACGTGCTCGCCTGGCCCACGTTTGGGGCGGCCCAGCATGTACTCATCTACCTCGCCTTCGGCGGCGAGCTCGAGCTGGGCGGGCTCCTCGAGGCGGCCCCGCACAAGACCTTTTACGCCACGCGAACCGGTAGCGACGGCGCGCTCACGGTCCACCCGCTAGGGGCGGGCGGTGAGCTCCGAAGGCACCCCTACGGCTTTTTGCAGCCGCCGCCGAGCGCCCCCACCCCACCCGAGCGCATTGACCTCGCGTTCGTTCCGGGGCTCGCGTTCGACCCCCAAGGCCACCGCCTGGGCTACGGCAAGGGTTTTTACGACCGCCTGCTCCCGCAGCTGCGCCCCGGCGTAGCGATCGTCGGGGTCGTGCCGGAGGCGCTCGTCGTGGCGCAGCTCCCCGCCGAGAGGCACGACCGGCGCGTGACGCACCTCGCGACCGAGAGGGGTCTTAAGCCGGTTCTTTAG